Part of the Janibacter endophyticus genome is shown below.
TTGCCGCGCGCGAGCTCGGCGACATCAGGGTTCTTCTTCTGCGGCATGATGCTCGACCCGGTCGAGTAGCTGTCGTCGAGCGTGACGAAGGCGAACTCCTTGGTCGCCCAGAGGATGACCTCCTCAGAGAGGCGCGAGATGTCGACCGCGGCCATCGCGCAGACGAAGGCGAGCTCGGCGACGAAGTCGCGTGAGGCGGTCCCGTCGATGGAGTTCTCCACAGCGCCGGCGAAACCGAGGTCGGCGGCGACCGCCTCGGGGTCGAGGCCGAGGCTCGAGCCGGCGAGCGCACCGGAGCCGTACGGCGAGAGCGAGGTCCGGGCGTCCCAGTCGCGCAGCCGCTCGACGTCGCGCAGCAGCGGCCACGCGTGCGCGAGCAGGTGGTGCGCGAGCAGCACGGGCTGCGCGTGCTGGAGGTGCGTACGGCCGGGCATCGCGGCGTCCGGGTGGGCCGCCGCCTGGTCGAGGAGCGCCCCGACGACGGCAAGCAGGTGCTCGCCGACGATCCGCGCGTGGTCACGCAGGTACATGCGGAAGAGGGTGGCGACCTGGTCGTTGCGCGACCGGCCGGCCCGGATCCGGCCGCCGACGTCGGCGCCCGCCCGCTCGATGAGGCCACGCTCGAGGGCCGTGTGCACGTCCTCGTCGTCCTCGGCCGGGGCGAAGACCCCCGACTCGACGTCCGCGAGGAGCCGGTCGAGGCCGTCGAGCATGGTGTCGCGGGTCGCGTCGTCGAGCAGGCCCGCGGCGTGCAGCACACGGGTGTGGGCCCGTGAGCCGGCGATGTCGTACGGGGCGAGCCGCCAGTCGAAGTGCGTCGACTTGCTCAGCGCGGCAAGCGCATCGCTGGGACCGCCGGCGAAGCGGCCACCCCACAGGCTGATCCGCTCGGTGGGCTGGGGGGTCTGGTCCTGGGCGCTCACGCGTCCTCCTCGGTCGACGTGCTCAGGGCGAGCAGGCGGCTGACGAGCTCGGTCGCCGCCTCCTCGCCCGGGGTGATGATCATGATCGTGTCGTCGCCGGCGATGGTGCCGACGACCTCGGGGATGCGGGCGTGGTCGACGGCCGACGCGAGGTAGCCCGCCGC
Proteins encoded:
- the argH gene encoding argininosuccinate lyase, with the protein product MSAQDQTPQPTERISLWGGRFAGGPSDALAALSKSTHFDWRLAPYDIAGSRAHTRVLHAAGLLDDATRDTMLDGLDRLLADVESGVFAPAEDDEDVHTALERGLIERAGADVGGRIRAGRSRNDQVATLFRMYLRDHARIVGEHLLAVVGALLDQAAAHPDAAMPGRTHLQHAQPVLLAHHLLAHAWPLLRDVERLRDWDARTSLSPYGSGALAGSSLGLDPEAVAADLGFAGAVENSIDGTASRDFVAELAFVCAMAAVDISRLSEEVILWATKEFAFVTLDDSYSTGSSIMPQKKNPDVAELARGKAGRLIGDLAGLLATLKALPLAYNRDLQEDKEPVFDAVDTLELVLPAVGGMVATLRFHTDRMASLAPQGFSLATDVAEWLVREGVPFRVAHEVAGACVKVCEERGIELWDLSDEDLVGISEHLTPGVRDVLSVEGSLASRDAKGGTAPVRVAEQLDAARARHAELGEWAATRIVAR